The following are encoded together in the Armatimonadota bacterium genome:
- a CDS encoding radical SAM protein, producing MTEPDRDTLLAAETHLLPQMPQGRGRAVVVFPNTYEPGMSSLSVQTLYSLLNQHGVACERGFMPPNHPLGEVRSLESQALLSSFDTVLVTSSFELDWLNIPAMLTAGGVPPLREERDDQHPLVIIGGPAVTANPEPLADFADALWIGELEPFAGALADICLLPEGRQAKLDRLRAEAARVCGDAGLYLPWLPEHEPALGADRRQVGRLYAPDLSVFSTESAILTPYTTFADRFLIEISRGCARGCSFCLARRIYRPWRIRPADMLVNRIGRVMDKTPRVGLVSTAVSDYPEGETLWAALSAMGAEVSVSSVRAETASDGLLTLLGKSGQHQLTLAPEAGTEALRRRVGKPMSDEELFDCVERGVAAGIHRFKLYFLLGLPGETDADARAIAGLLSSLRSRARSARFSVSINPFVPKPHTAYEGEAFLTGSAFRRRIGAALSGLQRAGIHDVTSGSVRWSEAQTILSRGGRELCRPILEASLAGADFGGFKAAVRAAGIDWKACLGPIETHIETAPWKVVADEGCAP from the coding sequence ATGACTGAACCGGACCGCGATACACTCCTGGCCGCCGAGACTCACCTGCTCCCCCAGATGCCGCAGGGCCGCGGCCGCGCGGTGGTGGTCTTCCCGAACACCTACGAGCCGGGCATGAGCAGCTTGTCGGTGCAGACCCTCTATTCGCTCCTCAACCAGCACGGAGTGGCGTGTGAGCGCGGTTTCATGCCCCCCAACCACCCTCTGGGCGAGGTGCGGTCCCTGGAGTCTCAGGCGCTGCTGTCCAGCTTCGACACTGTCCTTGTCACGTCTTCCTTCGAGCTTGACTGGCTGAACATCCCGGCGATGCTCACGGCCGGGGGCGTTCCTCCGCTACGGGAAGAGCGCGATGATCAGCATCCACTGGTGATCATCGGCGGACCTGCGGTGACGGCAAACCCCGAACCGCTGGCGGACTTCGCCGACGCTCTGTGGATCGGTGAACTGGAGCCCTTCGCCGGGGCTCTCGCAGACATCTGCCTCTTGCCCGAAGGGCGCCAGGCGAAGCTGGATCGACTGCGCGCAGAGGCGGCGCGTGTCTGCGGGGATGCGGGCCTCTACCTGCCCTGGCTGCCCGAACACGAACCGGCTCTGGGCGCAGACAGGCGACAGGTGGGCCGATTGTACGCGCCAGACCTGTCCGTGTTCTCCACAGAGTCGGCGATTCTGACGCCGTACACCACTTTCGCCGACCGGTTCCTGATCGAGATCTCACGGGGATGCGCACGGGGCTGCTCCTTCTGCCTTGCCAGGCGCATCTACCGGCCATGGCGCATCCGCCCGGCGGACATGCTTGTGAACCGGATCGGCCGGGTCATGGACAAGACGCCACGGGTGGGGCTCGTATCCACCGCGGTCTCAGACTACCCCGAGGGCGAAACGCTGTGGGCTGCCCTGTCAGCGATGGGTGCGGAGGTGTCGGTCTCTTCGGTCCGGGCAGAGACGGCATCCGATGGGCTTCTGACATTGCTCGGCAAGTCCGGCCAGCACCAACTGACGCTGGCTCCGGAGGCCGGAACTGAGGCCCTGCGCCGTCGCGTCGGCAAGCCGATGAGCGACGAAGAGCTTTTCGACTGCGTCGAACGCGGGGTTGCCGCGGGCATCCACAGGTTCAAGCTCTACTTCCTGCTGGGTCTGCCCGGGGAGACCGATGCGGACGCGCGAGCTATCGCGGGTCTTCTCTCGAGCCTGCGCAGTCGTGCGAGATCGGCGCGTTTCTCGGTGTCGATCAACCCGTTCGTTCCCAAGCCCCATACCGCATATGAAGGCGAGGCGTTTCTGACGGGGAGTGCCTTCCGCAGGCGGATCGGCGCGGCTTTGTCCGGGCTTCAGCGCGCCGGGATCCACGACGTGACCAGCGGCTCGGTGCGCTGGTCCGAAGCCCAGACCATCCTGAGTCGAGGCGGACGCGAGTTGTGCCGCCCAATATTGGAAGCGTCTCTGGCAGGTGCGGATTTCGGCGGATTCAAGGCGGCAGTGCGCGCCGCGGGGATCGACTGGAAAGCGTGCCTCGGCCCGATCGAGACCCATATTGAGACCGCGCCGTGGAAGGTCGTCGCGGACGAGGGCTGCGCGCCGTAG
- a CDS encoding right-handed parallel beta-helix repeat-containing protein: MTRWLGHAVSTLPILLGILLIMGTLDAATITVGQRDGDLTGSDDRVLQQAVDRVFAEGGGTVYIKSGRYVMANSLFLRSGVNVVGLGPSPILQLADAVSSPLAEDAGYGVDRVLVTNPAGFRAGMGVAISDDRHNTAWYVCTRTITAVEGRTIVLDQELDLDYLASRNGKVEAVVPVIFGKQVERVRLENLLVDGNRSNTPPLNGCRGGAIYFWKSRDCVLDNCKARNFNGDGISYQVSPGITITRCRAYRNAGHGIHPGSGSHSTDVSECMIEGNGEVGLFLCWRVARSRFQDNTIIDNGLDGISIGHKDTDNTFVGNTVELNGRHGVHFRPETEANGGHRNTFEDNVIRDNGQKQPGDGVHIEGITRDLVFTGNTIEDTQRDGRVSQRYGIFLGPGVDGVRTRGNIIHGQSGQAIVDRSGNAGNSLQ, encoded by the coding sequence GTGACGCGTTGGCTCGGACACGCTGTCAGCACACTGCCCATCCTTCTTGGGATCCTTCTGATCATGGGTACGCTGGATGCCGCGACGATCACAGTCGGACAGCGCGATGGCGACCTGACGGGCAGCGACGACCGCGTTCTGCAACAGGCGGTGGACCGGGTCTTCGCAGAAGGTGGCGGCACGGTCTACATCAAGAGCGGGCGCTACGTCATGGCCAACTCCCTGTTCCTGCGCAGCGGAGTGAATGTCGTAGGCCTCGGACCCTCCCCCATCCTGCAACTCGCCGACGCCGTCAGCAGTCCCCTGGCCGAAGACGCCGGCTATGGCGTGGATCGCGTCCTGGTAACCAATCCCGCCGGTTTTCGCGCAGGCATGGGGGTGGCGATCAGCGACGACCGGCACAATACCGCGTGGTATGTCTGCACCCGGACGATCACCGCGGTCGAGGGCAGGACGATAGTGCTGGACCAGGAACTCGACCTTGACTACCTCGCATCCCGTAATGGCAAAGTCGAGGCCGTCGTGCCCGTCATCTTCGGCAAGCAAGTGGAGCGCGTGCGCCTGGAGAATCTCCTCGTCGACGGGAACCGCTCCAACACCCCTCCCCTCAATGGCTGTCGCGGCGGCGCGATCTACTTCTGGAAATCCCGCGACTGTGTGCTTGATAACTGCAAGGCCCGCAACTTCAATGGCGACGGAATCAGCTACCAGGTGAGTCCAGGCATTACCATTACCAGGTGCCGAGCGTACCGCAATGCCGGCCACGGTATCCACCCCGGTTCCGGATCCCACAGCACCGACGTCAGCGAGTGTATGATCGAGGGCAATGGTGAGGTCGGGCTGTTCCTGTGCTGGCGCGTCGCCCGGTCGCGCTTCCAGGATAACACCATCATCGACAACGGCCTGGACGGTATCTCCATCGGCCACAAGGACACGGACAACACGTTCGTGGGCAATACGGTGGAACTCAACGGCCGCCACGGCGTGCATTTCCGCCCTGAGACCGAGGCCAATGGTGGCCACCGGAACACCTTCGAGGATAATGTAATCCGCGATAATGGCCAGAAGCAGCCGGGCGATGGCGTACACATCGAGGGCATCACCCGCGACCTGGTGTTTACAGGCAATACCATCGAAGACACCCAGCGCGACGGTCGCGTCTCCCAGCGTTACGGCATATTCCTGGGCCCCGGCGTGGATGGGGTGAGGACCCGGGGGAACATCATTCATGGGCAGTCCGGACAGGCCATAGTTGACCGTTCCGGAAACGCCGGGAACTCCCTGCAGTAG
- a CDS encoding glutamine synthetase translates to MDDAKKYVLEAAKEQNVKFIRLWFTDILGYLKSFAITVEELEGALENGMGFDGSSIEGFARIDESDMVAMPDPSTWQLIPWRPTEGGAVARLFCDVLRPEGDPYVGDPRYVLRRNLKKAEELGYIFYVGPELEYFYFASDKYPEPLDHAGYFDLVPSDVSADLRRETVLALEAMGIDVEYSHHEVAPSQHEIDLRYTDALTMADNAMTYRLVVKEVARMHGVYATFMPKPMSGENGSGMHTHQSLFTGDKNAFYDPNDPMHLSCVAKCYIAGIMKYAPEFCLVTNQWVNSYKRLVPGFEAPVYLSWARRNRSDMIRVPEYQPGKEKATRIELRSPDPACNPYLAFAVMLAAGLKGIEEGQECCAAVEENVYEMTPEEREARGIGSLPSNLAQAIELAEHSAFLKECLGDHVHEKLIENKKIEWDRYRTVVHQYELESYLPKL, encoded by the coding sequence ATGGACGACGCGAAGAAGTATGTGCTTGAGGCGGCGAAGGAACAGAATGTGAAGTTCATCCGCCTGTGGTTCACTGACATTCTGGGATACCTGAAGAGTTTCGCAATCACGGTGGAGGAGCTTGAGGGCGCTCTGGAGAACGGAATGGGCTTTGACGGGTCCTCCATCGAGGGCTTCGCGCGCATCGATGAGAGCGACATGGTGGCCATGCCGGACCCGTCCACCTGGCAGCTCATCCCCTGGCGTCCGACCGAGGGGGGCGCAGTGGCCCGCCTGTTCTGCGATGTGCTCAGACCCGAAGGCGACCCGTATGTGGGTGACCCCCGCTACGTCCTGCGCCGGAACCTGAAGAAGGCCGAAGAGCTGGGCTACATCTTCTACGTCGGGCCGGAGCTTGAGTACTTCTACTTTGCATCGGACAAGTACCCGGAGCCGCTGGACCACGCAGGCTATTTCGACCTGGTCCCATCCGACGTGTCCGCCGATCTGCGCCGCGAGACTGTGCTTGCGCTGGAGGCCATGGGTATCGACGTGGAATACAGCCACCACGAGGTCGCACCCAGCCAGCACGAGATCGACCTGCGGTACACCGACGCCCTGACCATGGCAGACAATGCCATGACCTACCGCCTGGTGGTCAAAGAAGTCGCTCGGATGCACGGCGTCTACGCGACCTTCATGCCCAAGCCGATGTCCGGCGAGAACGGCAGTGGCATGCATACCCACCAGTCCCTGTTCACCGGCGACAAGAATGCTTTCTACGACCCCAACGACCCAATGCACTTGTCCTGCGTCGCCAAGTGCTACATCGCGGGGATTATGAAATACGCGCCGGAGTTCTGCCTTGTCACCAACCAGTGGGTGAACTCCTACAAGCGTCTGGTTCCGGGCTTCGAGGCTCCGGTGTACCTGTCGTGGGCCCGCCGCAACCGGTCCGACATGATCCGCGTGCCTGAGTACCAGCCCGGCAAGGAGAAGGCCACCCGCATCGAGCTGCGCTCGCCGGACCCGGCCTGCAACCCGTACCTTGCCTTCGCTGTCATGCTGGCCGCGGGGCTCAAGGGTATCGAAGAGGGGCAGGAGTGCTGCGCCGCTGTGGAGGAGAACGTGTACGAAATGACTCCTGAGGAACGTGAGGCCCGCGGAATCGGCAGCCTCCCCAGCAATCTGGCGCAGGCCATCGAGCTTGCCGAGCACAGTGCATTCCTGAAGGAATGCCTGGGTGACCACGTGCACGAGAAGCTCATCGAGAACAAGAAGATCGAATGGGACAGGTATCGCACGGTCGTTCACCAGTACGAACTCGAGAGCTACCTGCCCAAGCTGTAA